The Astatotilapia calliptera chromosome 2, fAstCal1.2, whole genome shotgun sequence genome includes a window with the following:
- the shisa3 gene encoding protein shisa-3 homolog yields MVRLLSCLLLGYLTWNLRISDAQGEYCHGWLDSNGNYHEGFQCPEDFDTMDATVCCGSCALRYCCAAADARLDQGICTNDREVDNTEFAAQPIYVPFLMVGSIFIAFIIVGSLVAVYCCTCLRPKQPTQQPIRFSLRSCQGETIPMILTTAPPSLRAPSRQSSTATTSSSSAGGGSSMRRFSLGGQGQQQHGCLVSATVSSSASTPTQTPQTLLPPPPYTSPPAPMTGGIQHPLPSSHTQLQLHQPPMATHSSQNTSFLLPQQYFFPLQPDAFAATKGFADFGQS; encoded by the exons ATGGTGCGCCTGTTGAGCTGCCTGCTGCTGGGATATCTGACCTGGAATCTCAGGATATCGGATGCTCAGGGAGAGTACTGCCACGGGTGGCTGGACTCAAATGGAAATTATCACGAGGGTTTCCAGTGTCCGGAGGATTTTGACACTATGGACGCCACAGTTTGCTGCGGCTCCTGCGCGCTGCGCTACTGCTGCGCCGCAGCGGACGCACGGCTGGACCAGGGCATCTGCACCAACGACAGGGAGGTGGATAACACCGAGTTTGCAGCGC AGCCCATCTACGTGCCCTTCCTGATGGTGGGGAGCATCTTCATCGCCTTTATCATAGTTGGCTCACTGGTGGCTGTCTACTGCTGCACGTGTCTCAGGCCCAAGCAGCCGACCCAGCAGCCCATTCGCTTCTCTTTACGCAGCTGCCAGGGGGAAACGATCCCCATGATCCTTACCACGGCTCCCCCAAGCCTGCGAGCCCCATCGCGGCAATCCAGCACGGCTACCACCAGCTCCAGTTCAGCCGGAGGAGGTAGCTCCATGCGGAGGTTTTCTCTCGGAGGTCAggggcagcagcagcatggcTGCCTGGTATCAGCCACCGTCTCATCGTCAGCCTCCACTCCCACCCAGACCCCACAGACTCTTCTTCCACCTCCCCCTTACACATCCCCACCAGCACCCATGACAGGAGGGATCCAGCACCCGCTGCCTTCATCCCACACCCAGTTGCAGCTCCATCAGCCCCCGATGGCCACTCACTCGTCCCAGAACACCAGCTTCCTTCTTCCCCAGCAGTACTTCTTCCCTCTGCAGCCTGACGCCTTCGCGGCAACCAAGGGCTTCGCTGACTTTGGACAGAGCTGA